The genomic DNA CGCAGTGCGCCGGCGCGCGCCGCTGCTGGGCGAGCATACCGACGCACTGCTGCTGGCCGCGGGCTATGCCGACAGCGATATCCGCCGGCTGCGACAGGCGGGCGTGGTGAAGTAGCGCAGGCGGGGGCCAGGCTTTCGGCGGGTTACGAAATTTCGTATCATACTGCCATCAATCGAACCCCGTCCTCCGCCACATGCCCACCGTGATCCCCGCCGCCAGCCGCGCCATGGCGGTTTTCGAAGTCTTTGCCCGCGAAAAACGCGAACTGTCGAATTCCGACATGGCGCGGCTGCTGTCGCTGCCCGAGAGCAGCACCTCCGACCTGCTGCACACGCTGCACTCGCTCGGCTACCTGATGCGCACCTCGCGCACGCGGCGTTTCTACCCGACCGGGCGCCTGTTCGAGGTGGCCCGGCAGATTGCCGAGAACGACCCGCTCAGCACCGTGGCGCAAGAGGCGGTCGAACAGGTCAGCGCCAGGACCAACGAGAGCGTGTTCTTCGGCGTGCTCGACAGCAATGCGGTCAAGGTCGTGGCGGTGCAGGCCAGCCGCCTGCCGCTGCGCTACATCATCGAAGTGGGCTACCGCGCGTCCCTGCACGCGTCGGCGCTGGGCAAGGGCCTGCTAGGCCTGCTGCCGCCCGAGGAAGCCCGCGCCACGCTGGCAAAAAGCCCCTTGCGCGCGGTCACCGAACACACCATCGTCGACGCCGACGTGCTGATGGACCAGATCGCCCAGGGCCGCGAGCGCGGCTGGTACGAAGCGCACGAAGAAGGCAGCGAAGGCGTGCACGGGCTGGCCGTGGCGGGCTGGCTGGGCGGGCAGCCGGCGGGCATCTCGCTGGCGGGGCCCGCGGAGCGGATGCGCAAGCACCATGACGCGTACCTCGCGGCGCTGATGGAGGTGCGCGATGGCCTGATGGCCGAACGCTGAGGCGCCTGCCCGTTACACGCGCCCTCGCGCGCCCCCACCCGAGTCGAGGGGGGAAAGCCTTGTGGCAAGGCTGGATGATCAAGCCATGCGGCCGTGGCTGCGGTCGATGGCGTGCCGGACGCGCACGATACAGCGGATGTATTGCGCGACATACCAACAGTATTTGTCACGCCGGCACATGGTCCGTAGCATCGGATGCAATGCCTGTCGCGGCCTCGCTGCCGCCAGGACAAGGGACCGCTGGGACCGCTTCCAGCCATTTCATCCGCCAGCCACCATGACCAGCTTCCTCGATTTCCGGCGCGAAGGCGCCGTCGCCCTGATCACCATGAACCGCCCGGAAACGCGCAACGCGATTTCCGACGACGACGCCGTCGCCGCGGTGGTGCAGATGTGCGACCAGCTCAACCATGACATGTCGATCCGCGCGGCGGTGCTGACCGGCGCGGGGCCATCGTTCTCGTCCGGCGGCAACCTCAAGACGCTGCGCGGCAAGATGGGCAGCGGCCTGGGCGAGCCGGTGCAATCGCGCTATGCCTATCGCGACGGCATCCAGCGCGTGCCGCTGGCCTTCGCCAGCCTGGAAGTGCCGATCATCGCCGCGGTCAACGGCCCGGCGCTCGGCGCGGGCAATGACCTGGCCTGCCTGTGCGACATCCGCATCGCTTCCGAGAACGCCGTGTTTGCCGCGACCTTCGTCAAGCTGGGACTGATCCCCGGCGATGGCGGCGCGTGGCTGTTGCCGCGCGTGGTCGGCATGTCGCGCGCGTGCGAGCTGGCCTTCACCGGCGACACCATCGACGCCAGCCAGGCGCTGGCGTGGGGGCTGGTGTCGCAGGTGGTGCCGGCCGATGACCTGGTGCCGATGGCGATGGCGCTGGCCGGGCGCATCGCGCGCAATTCCGGGCACGCGCTGCGCATGACCAAGCGCCTGCTGCGCGAGTCGATCCATGCGCGCATGGACACCATCCTGGAGATGTCGGCCGGATTCCAGGCGATGGCGCATCACACGGCAGAGCATGAGGCGGCGCTGGACGCGTTCCTCGACCGGCGCGCCTGACCAGCCCTGCCTCGGCCACACACCCTGTGGCCACACTACAACCATCATCAGGAGACAACATGCCATTCCACCACCTGACGCGCTGCCTGCTCGCCGCCGCCCTGGCACTGGCCGCGGTGCCCGCCACGGCGCAGTCCGACTACCCCAGCCGCCCGGTCAAGGTGATCGTCTCGCTGCCGCCCGGCAGCGGCGCGGACACCACGGCGCGCTTTATCTCGCAGCACCTGAGCGAGAAATTCAAGCAGCCTTTCGTGGTGGAGAACCGCCCCGGCGCCAACAGCTTTATCGCTGCACGCGCGGTGGCCGAGGCCGCGCCCGACGGCCACACGCTGTTCGTCGGCAGCAATTCTTCGATGGTGACCAACGTCGCCGTGTTCAAGTCGCTGCCCTACGACCCGGTCAAGGACTTCGTGCCCGTCGAGCGCATCGCGCGCTTCGCCATGGTCGTGGTGGTGCCGGCCAGCTCTGCGTACAAGACCCTCGACCAGCTGGTCGAGGCCGCGCGCAAGGCGCCCGGCAAGCTCAACTACGCCAGCGGCAGCGCCGGCTACCAGGTGGCGGTCGAGCTGTTCCATGAGCGTTTCCGCATCCGCGGCAACCCGATCGCATACAAGGGAACCGCGCCGGCGATGACCGACGTCGCCGCCGGCAATGTCGACTACTCCATCGGCGAGATCAGCTCGGTGCTGCCGCTGATCCGCGCCGGCCGCATCCGTGCGCTGGCCGTGACCGATACCCGGCGGCTCAAGGAGCTGCCGCAGGTGCCCACCGTCGCCGAAAGCGGCGCCCCGGGCTTCGAGGTCTCGGCCTGGACCGGCCTGTTCGCGCCGGCGCGGGTGCCGGAGCCGATCGTCAAGGCGCTTTCCGCGGCGGTGCATGACGCCATGCAGCAGCGCGAGAGCGTGAAGTTCATCGAGAATCTCGGCGGCAGCGTGTACGCGGGCGGGCCGCAGCAACTGCGGCAGTTCCAGCTGGCGGAGATCGAGCGCACCCGCGACATCGTCAAGAGCGCCGGGATTCCGGTCGAGTAGGCGGCCGCTGCCCTGCCACGCACGAACACCACCACCAAAGGAGAACCATGGGCCCGCTCGCAGGCATGAAGATCATCGAACTGGCCGGCATCGGACCCGGCCCGCTGGCGGGCATGCTGCTCGCCGACATGGGGGCGGAGGTGCTGCGCATCGAGCGCCCCGGCGACACCGACCTCGGCGTCAAGCGCGAGCGCCGCCACGACCTGATGCTGCGCAACCGCAAATCGATCACGCTGGACCTGAAGGATCCCAGGGCGGTCGCAACCGTGCTGGACCTGGTCGAAAGCGCCGATGCGCTGATCGAAGGGTTTCGTCCGGGCGTCACCGAGCGCATGGGCCTTGGCCCCGACGATTGCCTGGCGCGCAATCCGCGGCTGGTCTACGGCAGGGTCACCGGTTGGGGGCAGACCGGCCCGCTGGCGCACACCGCCGGCCACGACATCAACTACATCGCGCTGACCGGCGCGCTGCACGCCATCGGCGGCCGCGGCCAGGGGCCGGCGATTCCGCCGGCCTACCTGGGCGACTTTGCCGGGGGCGCGATGTTCCTGGTCACGGGCGTGCTGGCCGCGCTGATCGAAGCCGGCAAGTCGGGCCAGGGCCAGGTGGTCGACGCCGCCATCGTCGACGGCGCCGCGGCGCTCGGCACGGTGTTCTTCGGCATGGCTGCGGCGGGCCAGTGGCGGCCGCAGCGCGGCACCAACGTGCTCGACTCCGGCGCGCACTACTACAACGTCTATGCCTGCAAGGACGACCGCTGGATCTCGGTCGGCCCGATCGAGGGCCGCTTCTATCGCGAGCTGCTCGACCAGCTCGGCATCGATCCCGCCAGCCTGGGCGAGCAGCTCGACCCGGACACCTGGGCGCCGGCGCAACAGCGCCTGGCCGCGGTGTTCCGCAGTCGCACGCGCGACGAGTGGTGCGCGCTGCTGGAGGGCACCGATGCCTGCTTCGCCCCCGTGCTAAGTTTCGACGAGGCGCCGCAGCATGCGCACCTGAAGGCGCGCGGGACCTTTGTCGAGGTGGACGGCATTGCGCAACCCGCCCCGGCGCCGCGCTTCAGCCGCACGCCGTCGGCGCCGCCGGCGCCGCCGAGCGAGCCGGACCCGCGCCGCTTTGGCGAGGTGCTGGCCGGCTGGCTGGCGCCCGACAGGATCGAGGCCGCGCTGGCCGCGGCCGGCATGCCGCGCTGAGCCAGGCGGGGCAATGCCGGTTGCGCATTGCCGCCGCTTCGCGCATAGTCGGTCGCGCGGCGCCAAAGCCGCGCGACCGTTTTTTTCTTCCCCGCATGGATCTTCGCCAAATCAAGCAGGCCCTGGTGCTGAGCGAAACGCTCAACTTCCACCGCGCCGCCGAACGGCTGCACATGGCGCAGCCGCCCCTGTCCACCGCCATCCGCAAGCTGGAAGAAGAGCTGGGCGTGGTGCTGTTCGAGCGCCTGCCCTCCGGCCTGCGCCTGACCCCCGTCGGCGAGACCGTGCTGCGCCAGATGCGCAACACGCTGTTCTTTGCCGATGAAATCCGCCGCGCCGCCAGCGAAGGCGAGCGCGGCGAGCAAGGCAAGCTGCGCGTGGGCTTTGTCGGCTCGGCGGTGTACTCGCTGATGCCGCGCCTGATCCGCGCGTTCCGGCTGCAATACCCGCGCGTGGACCTGGTGATCGAGGAATCGACCACCGTGGAACTGCTGCGCCGGCTCGAGGAACATTCGCTCGATGTCGCGCTGGTGCGCTACCCGATCCTGGAGCGCAGCAGCGCCAACGTGCTGCTGCTGCAGCCCGACCCGATGGTGCTGGCCGCCAGCGCGGATTCGCCGCTGGCCGGCCGCGATGCCGTCGACCTGTCCGAGCTTGGCTCGACCCCGTTCATCGTGTACTCGCGCACCTTTGTGCCGGCCATGCATGCGATGACGATGATGGCGTTCCACGAGGCCGGCATCCAGCCGCCCATCGTCCAGGAAGCGGTGCAGGTGCCGTCGATCCTGGCGCTGGTGGAAAGCGGCCTGGGCGTGGCACTGGTGCCCGCGGCGGCGGCGCGGCAGGCGGGCGACGGCGTGCGCCTGGTTCCGCTGACCGGCATGCCGGCGAAGCTGAAGCTCGGCATCGCGCTGGTGGCGCTGCCGGAGACGGTGAATGCCACCTCGCGGAATTTCGTGGCGATTGCCAGGGAAATGATGCCGGAGCCGCAGGATCCCTGAGGCGGGCGCGGGCCAGCGATGCGGAATCTTCGCGCCGCGCCCGCCGCGCGCGGATCAGCTCGACAGGTGGTAGCCGCCGTTCACCCCGATATGCTGGCCCAGGATGTACGACGCCGCGTCCGACAGCAGGAAGCAGATCGGCTGCGCCACTTCTTCCGGCTGCGACCAGCGGCCCATCGGGATCATCGCCAGGATGCCGTCGCGGAAGCGGTCGCCGCGGATGGTCTCGGTCATCGGCGTTTCCACCACGCCGAGGCAGACCGAGTTGGTGCGCACGCCGTACTTGCCCCACTCGCGCGCCGCGCTCATGGTCATGCCCAGCATGCCGGCCTTGGCGCTGGCGTAGTTGATCTGCCCGATCGAGCCGCGCCGGCCCGCTTCCGACGAGATGTTGACGATCGAGCCCGCCACCTTCTCGCCCTGCCTGGCGCGCTCGACCAGGTGCGCCCCCACCGCCTGCAGCCACAGGAAGGAGCCGGTCAGGTGGCAGTCGATGACCTCGTTCCAGGTCTGCAGCGTCATGTTCTCGATCATCGCCGCGCGCACGATGCCGGCGCAGTTGACCAGGCCGTCGACCTTGCCGAAATGCGACAGCGCGTGCTCCATCGACGAGGCGACGAAGTCGGCATCCGACACGCTGCCCGCATAGGCCACGGTGTGGTCGGGATAGCGCGCGGTGATCTCCCGCAGCGCGTCGCCCTGCATGTCGACCAGGCCGACCTTCGCGCCCAGTTGCAGCGCCAGCTCGGCGGTGGCCTTGCCGACGCCCTGCGCGGCGCCGGTGACGATGATGGCCTTGCCCGCCAGGGACATGGGATTGTGCATGGTGTTCTCCTCGGTGTTTTGCTTCGGTTCAGGATTGAGCTGGCAGGGATTCACTGCGGCAGGCGCCCTTCCAGGCAGCCCAGGTGGTATTGGGTATCGCCGTGCAGCTGGTCCAGCACCAGCACGCGGCGCAGGTAGTGGCCGACCGCGTACTCCTCGGTCATGCCGATGCCGCCGTGCATCTGGATGGCTTCCTGCGTAAGCTGGCGCGCGGCCTGGCCGATATACGCCTTGGCCGCGTGCGCCTGGGCCTCGCCGCCGGCCAGGTCGTTGCGCCCGGCCAGCGCCAGCGCCAGCGAAAGCGACAGGCTGCGGCTCTGCTCCAGCGCCACCAGCATGTCCACCGCACGGTGCTGCAGCGCCTGGTTGGCGCCGATCAGGCGGCCGAACTGCCGGCGCGTCTTCAGGTACTCGACCGTCAGCGCGTAGGCGCCTTCCATGGCGCCGACCATCTCGGCGCAGGCGGCGCTGATGCCGGTGTCGAGCACGCGCCGCAATACGTCGCCGGCGCCGCCTTCCAGCGGCTCGGCCTGTGCGCCGTCGAGGCGCACGTCGGCCGCCGGGGTGCCGTCGATGAGCCGATAGCCATCGCGCAGCACGCCGGCGCCGCGCGCATCGACCAGGAACAGCCGCACGCCATCCTGCGGCACGCACGCGGTCACGACCAGGTAATCGCCGGCCGCGCCGTGCAGCACGCAGGGCTTGGTGCCGAACAGGTGCCAGCCGTCGCGCCCCGCCGCCGCCTGGGTGGCCACGCATCCCGGCTGCGCTTCGTCGTGGGCCCAGCCCAGCTGCAGCTCGCCCTCGGCCACGCGCGGCAGCAAGCGGTTCTTCTGCGCTTCGCTGCCGGCCGCGGCAATCGCCGTGGCCGCCATCACCGCACTGCCGTGATACGGCTCCAGCGCCAGCGCGCGCCCCAGCGCCTGCGACACCAGCATCTGGTCGACCGCGTCGCCGCCGAAGCCGCCATGGGCCTCGGGGATGGCGGCACCGAGCACGCCAAGCTCCGCCAGCGCGTCCCATACCTGACGGCTGTGGCCACGGTCGCTGGCGACATACTGCTGGCGCAGTTCAAAGGAATATTCGCGGCCCAGCAGCCGCGACAGGCTGTCCAGCAGCTGTTGCCGGACGTCGTTCAGTTGCAGGTTCATCGCAGGTCCAGGAGAGTGGCGCTCAGGATATTCTTCTGTACCTCGGTGCTGCCGCCGAAGACCGACACGGCGCGCGAGTACAGGTAGGACTTGGCCAGCGTGCCGGTGTCGGCGCGCAGCGCGGCCGCGCGGCGCATGCGGCAGATCACGTCGGTGATGGCCTGGAAGATCTCGCTGCCGCGCGCCTTCAGCATTGGCGACAGCTTCATGTCGGCGTGTCCGCCGTGCATGCGCAGCTGCGTCACCTCCAGCGCATGCAGGTCGGCCTCGATCATGGCGATGCGGCCGCGCCACGGTGCCAGCGCATCGGCGGGCCGGCCTGCCGCTTCCATTTCGGCGAGCACGGCCCTGGCATACGCCACCCGCTCCTTGCTGCGGCCGATGCCGGCGATATACGCGCGTTCATGTCCCAGCAGGAACTTGGCGTAGTCCCAGCCGCGGTTCTCCTGGCCGACCAGGTTCTCCGCCGGCACCCGCACATTGTCGAAGAACACTTCGTTCAGGCTGTGGCGGCCGTCGATGCTGACAATCGGGCGCACCGTGATGCCGGGCGACTTCAGGTCGACCAGCAGGAACGAGATGCCGGCCTGCGGCCTGGCTGCACCGGGATCGGTGCGTACCAGGCAGAAGATCCAGTCCGAGTAATGCGCCTGGCTGGTCCAGATCTTCTGGCCGTTGACCAGGTAGCCGTCGGCGGTGCGCTCGGCCCGGGTCTTCAGCGAAGCCAGGTCGGAACCCGCGCCGGGCTCCGAGAAGCCCTGGCATACCTGGATGTCGGCGTTGAGCAGCTTCGGCAGGAAGTACTCGCGCTGGGCGTCGCTGCCGAAATGGATCAGCACCGGCCCCAGCATGGTGATGTTGAAGATATGCGGCGGCGGTGCCGGCGCGCACGCGCATTCATCGGCGAAGATCTGCTGCTCGGCAGCGTCCCAGCCGGCGCCGCCCCAGGCCTTGGGCCATGCCGGCGCACCCCAGCCGCGCGCGTTCAGCCGGCGCTGCCACAGTTCGGTGTCCGCCTTGGTGGCGAAGCCGCCTTCGCGCAGGCGCTGGCGCATGTCGTCGGGCAGGTTGGCGGCGATGAACTCGCGGATCTCCTGCCGGAACGCCTGGTGTTGCCCGGAATAGAGCAGGTCCATGGTTGTCCTCTGGATCGGTTTGGGGCTAGCACCCCTTGAACACGGGTGCGCGCTTCTCTGCAAACGCGCGCAGTCCCTCTTGCATGTCGTGCGAGCGCTGGTGGTCGCGGAATTCCAGCAGCTCATGGCGCAGCGCATCGGCCTGCGCCTTGTCGGCGGCCGCGGCCGCGACCCGCTTCATGCGGGCCAGCACCAGCGGGCTGCGCGTGGCCAGTTCCTCGGCCAGCGCCTGGGCGTGGCTGGCCAGGCCGCCATCCGCCACCACCTCGTTGACCAGCCCGTGCCGTTCCATCTGCGCGGCGCTCAGCGTGCGCCCGGTGAACAGCAGCAGGCGCGCCACGTTGGCCGGCAGCTTGCGCGGCAGCACGGCCGCGCCGCCGGCGCCCGGGAACACGCCGAAGTTGGCATGGGCATCGCCCAGCCGGGCGGATTCGGCCGCGACCACCAGGTCGCAGGCCAGCACCAGCTCCAGGCCGCCCGCGACCGCCAACCCGTTGACTGCGGCGATCACCGGCTTGGGAAAGCCGCGCAGCGTGGCAAAGAACGCGCGCGCCACATCGATGAAGTCGGGCTCGCCCGCCGCTACCGGTGCCGATACCTCTTTCAGGTCGGCGCCGGCGCAGAAGGCGCGGCCGTTGCCGGTCAGCACCACCACGCGCACCGCCGGGTCGTCGCGCCATTGGTCGAGCTGCGCGTGCAGGCCGCGCATCAGCTCGCGGCTCAGGCTGTTCATGGCGGCGGGCCGGTCCAGCGTCAGCCAGCCGACCGCGCCGCGGCGTTCATGCAGGTAGCTCATGCGCACGCTCCCCTTCAGCACAGCTCGAGCGCGACCGCGGTGGCCTCGCCGCCGCCCAGGCACAGGCTGGCCATGCCGCGGCGCAGGCCGCGCTGCTTCAGCGCGTGCATCAGCGTCACCAGCAGCCGCGCGCCGGTGGCGCCGACCGGGTGGCCGAGCGCGCAGGCGCCGCCGTTGACGTTGAGGCGCGCGTGCGATATTTCCAGCTCCTGCAGCGCGACCATCGCCACCACCGCAAAGGCCTCGTTGACTTCATACAGGTCGACGTCCTGCGCATCCCAGCCGGTTTTCGCCAGCACGCGGCGGATCGCGGCGACTGGTGCGTCGACGAACTGCTGCGGGGCCTGCGCGTGGGTGGCGTGGCCGGCGATGCGCGCCAGCGGCGCCAACCCCTGGCGCCGCGCATCGCTCTCGCGCATCAGCACCAGCGCGGCCGCGCCGTCTGAGATCGATGAGGCATTGCCCGCCGTCACGGTGCCGCCGTCGCGGAACACGGCCTTGAGCTTCGGCAGCTTGCCGGCATCGCACTGGCCCGGCGTTTCGTCGTGGGTGAGTTGCGCGTCGCCGTTCTTGCGCTTGAGCGCGACCGGCGCGATCTCGTCGGCAAACGCGCCCTCCTGCACCGCGCGCTGCGCGCGCTGCAGGCTTTCGCGGGCGTAGGCATCCTGCGCCTCGCGGCCGATGCCGCGTTCCTGCGCGGACAGGTCGGCGTAGTAGCCCATCAGGTGGCCTTCATAGGCATCCTCGAGCCCGTCGCAGTACATATGGTCGAGGAACTGGCCATGCCCCAGCCGGTAGCCGTGGCGGCCGCGCGGCACGATATAGGGCGCGTTGCTCATCGACTCCATGCCGCCCGCGACCGCCACCGAGCAGGTGCCGGCCAGCAGCAGGTCGTGCGCCAGCATCACGCTCTTCATGCCCGAGCCGCACATCTTGCTGAGCGTGGTGGCCGGCGTGGAGGCTGGCAGCCCGGCGCCGAACACGGCCTGGCGCGCCGGCGCCTGGCCCAGCCCGGCGAACAGGCAGCAGCCCAGGAGCGCTTCGTCGACGCTGGCGGGATCGACGCCCGCCTCGGCCACCGCCGCGCGGATGGCGACAGCGGCCAGCTCCGGGGCGGTGTGCTGCGCCAGTGCGCCGTTGAACGCGCCGATCGGGGTGCGCCTGGCACCCACGATCACGATGGAATCGGTCTTCTCCATGATCTGTCCGGTTTTAGGTTTCTGTTTGGTTTTCAGGCCGAGGCAGGCGCCAGGCGCAGCCGCACGAAGTCCAGGATCTCCTGGCCCGCGCCGGTGTGCTGGGCGAACAGCGCATCGCCCAACGCGGTGGCGCAGTCGGTCTCGGTCCCGCCGCACGCGCGCCATTCGTGCAGCCGGCGCGTGAACAGGCCCAGCGCCAGCGCTTCGGTGATGCCGATGGCGCCGTGCACCGCGTGCGCGATCGCGGCAACGCGGCTGGCCGCCTCGGCGCAGCGCAGCTTGGCAGCCGCCGCCAGCAGCGGGCGCGGCAGGAAGCCGGCGCCGGCGCAGCCCAGGCGCGCGCCGAAGGCGGCGGCGTCGGCCTGTTCCGCCAGCACGCTCAGCTCCTGCTGCATCGCCTGGAACTGCGAGATGGCGCGGCCGAACTGGCGGCGGTCGTTGACGTAGGCGATGCTCATGGCCTGCACCCGTGCCATCGCGCCGGCCATGCCAGCCGCGTGCGCGGCATTGCAGATTGCGGTCGCGTCGGCGTCCGCGTCAGCAGCGGTACGGAACACCGCCTGGGCGGCCGAGCTCCAGTGCAGCGACGCAGACGCCTGCGGCCGCCACGCACCGGGCGTCGCCTGGGCCAGCGCACGCGGCAGCAGCAGCCATTCGCCGCGCCACGCCACCAGCACCTGGTGCGCCAGCAGCGCGCCCGGCACTTCGCGGCAGACGATGGCATCGTCCTGGCGC from Cupriavidus taiwanensis includes the following:
- a CDS encoding SDR family NAD(P)-dependent oxidoreductase; translated protein: MHNPMSLAGKAIIVTGAAQGVGKATAELALQLGAKVGLVDMQGDALREITARYPDHTVAYAGSVSDADFVASSMEHALSHFGKVDGLVNCAGIVRAAMIENMTLQTWNEVIDCHLTGSFLWLQAVGAHLVERARQGEKVAGSIVNISSEAGRRGSIGQINYASAKAGMLGMTMSAAREWGKYGVRTNSVCLGVVETPMTETIRGDRFRDGILAMIPMGRWSQPEEVAQPICFLLSDAASYILGQHIGVNGGYHLSS
- a CDS encoding LysR family transcriptional regulator, with the translated sequence MDLRQIKQALVLSETLNFHRAAERLHMAQPPLSTAIRKLEEELGVVLFERLPSGLRLTPVGETVLRQMRNTLFFADEIRRAASEGERGEQGKLRVGFVGSAVYSLMPRLIRAFRLQYPRVDLVIEESTTVELLRRLEEHSLDVALVRYPILERSSANVLLLQPDPMVLAASADSPLAGRDAVDLSELGSTPFIVYSRTFVPAMHAMTMMAFHEAGIQPPIVQEAVQVPSILALVESGLGVALVPAAAARQAGDGVRLVPLTGMPAKLKLGIALVALPETVNATSRNFVAIAREMMPEPQDP
- a CDS encoding thiolase family protein; translated protein: MEKTDSIVIVGARRTPIGAFNGALAQHTAPELAAVAIRAAVAEAGVDPASVDEALLGCCLFAGLGQAPARQAVFGAGLPASTPATTLSKMCGSGMKSVMLAHDLLLAGTCSVAVAGGMESMSNAPYIVPRGRHGYRLGHGQFLDHMYCDGLEDAYEGHLMGYYADLSAQERGIGREAQDAYARESLQRAQRAVQEGAFADEIAPVALKRKNGDAQLTHDETPGQCDAGKLPKLKAVFRDGGTVTAGNASSISDGAAALVLMRESDARRQGLAPLARIAGHATHAQAPQQFVDAPVAAIRRVLAKTGWDAQDVDLYEVNEAFAVVAMVALQELEISHARLNVNGGACALGHPVGATGARLLVTLMHALKQRGLRRGMASLCLGGGEATAVALELC
- a CDS encoding acyl-CoA dehydrogenase family protein, with protein sequence MNLQLNDVRQQLLDSLSRLLGREYSFELRQQYVASDRGHSRQVWDALAELGVLGAAIPEAHGGFGGDAVDQMLVSQALGRALALEPYHGSAVMAATAIAAAGSEAQKNRLLPRVAEGELQLGWAHDEAQPGCVATQAAAGRDGWHLFGTKPCVLHGAAGDYLVVTACVPQDGVRLFLVDARGAGVLRDGYRLIDGTPAADVRLDGAQAEPLEGGAGDVLRRVLDTGISAACAEMVGAMEGAYALTVEYLKTRRQFGRLIGANQALQHRAVDMLVALEQSRSLSLSLALALAGRNDLAGGEAQAHAAKAYIGQAARQLTQEAIQMHGGIGMTEEYAVGHYLRRVLVLDQLHGDTQYHLGCLEGRLPQ
- a CDS encoding enoyl-CoA hydratase/isomerase family protein; the protein is MSYLHERRGAVGWLTLDRPAAMNSLSRELMRGLHAQLDQWRDDPAVRVVVLTGNGRAFCAGADLKEVSAPVAAGEPDFIDVARAFFATLRGFPKPVIAAVNGLAVAGGLELVLACDLVVAAESARLGDAHANFGVFPGAGGAAVLPRKLPANVARLLLFTGRTLSAAQMERHGLVNEVVADGGLASHAQALAEELATRSPLVLARMKRVAAAAADKAQADALRHELLEFRDHQRSHDMQEGLRAFAEKRAPVFKGC
- a CDS encoding IclR family transcriptional regulator, with translation MPTVIPAASRAMAVFEVFAREKRELSNSDMARLLSLPESSTSDLLHTLHSLGYLMRTSRTRRFYPTGRLFEVARQIAENDPLSTVAQEAVEQVSARTNESVFFGVLDSNAVKVVAVQASRLPLRYIIEVGYRASLHASALGKGLLGLLPPEEARATLAKSPLRAVTEHTIVDADVLMDQIAQGRERGWYEAHEEGSEGVHGLAVAGWLGGQPAGISLAGPAERMRKHHDAYLAALMEVRDGLMAER
- a CDS encoding acyl-CoA dehydrogenase family protein, whose protein sequence is MTDSLLDAFERALAGLCTDEQVRRSEAGEDADAQWQAIDALGFTDALVPAEQGGEGLSLDDAFPLFAAAGRAGLSHPFAETVIARALLAAAGHAHRGECLAIATAQPRQDDAIVCREVPGALLAHQVLVAWRGEWLLLPRALAQATPGAWRPQASASLHWSSAAQAVFRTAADADADATAICNAAHAAGMAGAMARVQAMSIAYVNDRRQFGRAISQFQAMQQELSVLAEQADAAAFGARLGCAGAGFLPRPLLAAAAKLRCAEAASRVAAIAHAVHGAIGITEALALGLFTRRLHEWRACGGTETDCATALGDALFAQHTGAGQEILDFVRLRLAPASA
- a CDS encoding crotonase/enoyl-CoA hydratase family protein, encoding MTSFLDFRREGAVALITMNRPETRNAISDDDAVAAVVQMCDQLNHDMSIRAAVLTGAGPSFSSGGNLKTLRGKMGSGLGEPVQSRYAYRDGIQRVPLAFASLEVPIIAAVNGPALGAGNDLACLCDIRIASENAVFAATFVKLGLIPGDGGAWLLPRVVGMSRACELAFTGDTIDASQALAWGLVSQVVPADDLVPMAMALAGRIARNSGHALRMTKRLLRESIHARMDTILEMSAGFQAMAHHTAEHEAALDAFLDRRA
- a CDS encoding CaiB/BaiF CoA transferase family protein gives rise to the protein MGPLAGMKIIELAGIGPGPLAGMLLADMGAEVLRIERPGDTDLGVKRERRHDLMLRNRKSITLDLKDPRAVATVLDLVESADALIEGFRPGVTERMGLGPDDCLARNPRLVYGRVTGWGQTGPLAHTAGHDINYIALTGALHAIGGRGQGPAIPPAYLGDFAGGAMFLVTGVLAALIEAGKSGQGQVVDAAIVDGAAALGTVFFGMAAAGQWRPQRGTNVLDSGAHYYNVYACKDDRWISVGPIEGRFYRELLDQLGIDPASLGEQLDPDTWAPAQQRLAAVFRSRTRDEWCALLEGTDACFAPVLSFDEAPQHAHLKARGTFVEVDGIAQPAPAPRFSRTPSAPPAPPSEPDPRRFGEVLAGWLAPDRIEAALAAAGMPR
- a CDS encoding acyl-CoA dehydrogenase family protein; protein product: MDLLYSGQHQAFRQEIREFIAANLPDDMRQRLREGGFATKADTELWQRRLNARGWGAPAWPKAWGGAGWDAAEQQIFADECACAPAPPPHIFNITMLGPVLIHFGSDAQREYFLPKLLNADIQVCQGFSEPGAGSDLASLKTRAERTADGYLVNGQKIWTSQAHYSDWIFCLVRTDPGAARPQAGISFLLVDLKSPGITVRPIVSIDGRHSLNEVFFDNVRVPAENLVGQENRGWDYAKFLLGHERAYIAGIGRSKERVAYARAVLAEMEAAGRPADALAPWRGRIAMIEADLHALEVTQLRMHGGHADMKLSPMLKARGSEIFQAITDVICRMRRAAALRADTGTLAKSYLYSRAVSVFGGSTEVQKNILSATLLDLR
- a CDS encoding Bug family tripartite tricarboxylate transporter substrate binding protein gives rise to the protein MPFHHLTRCLLAAALALAAVPATAQSDYPSRPVKVIVSLPPGSGADTTARFISQHLSEKFKQPFVVENRPGANSFIAARAVAEAAPDGHTLFVGSNSSMVTNVAVFKSLPYDPVKDFVPVERIARFAMVVVVPASSAYKTLDQLVEAARKAPGKLNYASGSAGYQVAVELFHERFRIRGNPIAYKGTAPAMTDVAAGNVDYSIGEISSVLPLIRAGRIRALAVTDTRRLKELPQVPTVAESGAPGFEVSAWTGLFAPARVPEPIVKALSAAVHDAMQQRESVKFIENLGGSVYAGGPQQLRQFQLAEIERTRDIVKSAGIPVE